The nucleotide sequence CTGGATTATATACTCTTCTATGACCGTGGTGAATATCTGTAGGATTCAAAGAACTTTCTTTCTCCAGTAATCCCATAAGAACAGCTGCTTGTCTGTGTACACTGTGGGAGTTTGGGACAACTGCGATAATTTTTCCATCTGGTTTTAAAAACTTTTTAATATGCATAAGTATAGCTATTGGATTCTCAACATGTTCTAATACATGACCTAGCAGAACATAGTCATATTTTTCTTCCAACTCCAGTTCCTCGAAAAGAGAACATATAACTTTAGCATGTGGGTACTTTCGGCGAAGAACATCACAAAAAACAGAAGATCCATCAACAAGCGTTAATGAATATGCATACTTATCAATGTAACTTGTCATTAAGCCCTCTGCTGGTCCTAACTCTAGAATATCCCCTTTTCTCAAAAACCTTGATATAATTTTCGCTGAATACTTTATTGTCTCAGCATTAGCGCCTTTTGCGTACCAACTATCTTCGGCAATTTGATCCAGCTTTTGTTTTTCATTTATCACAACTACCACTCCCGTTAATCAAGTTCGATAAATTGATAAACGCTGAGTAATCTCGAATATATTCTTCTTCATCATAGAAATCATCAGCTAAAACTACTACAATGCAATCCTCGCTAAAATTATAAAGTTCACGCCAAATTAAGCCACTGAGATACAATCCTTTTGAAGGATCATCCAAAACTAAATGTTGTGTTTTTATTCCATCATCCAAACTAATATTGCACGAACCCGACATGCATATTAAAACTTGCTGTAATTTTCGGTGAGCATGACAACCACGTCGCATCTCTATTTTTGTTCCAAACATATAATAAATACGCTTTATATCAAAAGGTATATTTCTATTATTTTCAATTGCGATTAATGAGCCGCGGTAATCGCCTAATTTTTGGAAATCCAGCAATTCTATTCTCATATTTTTCTCCTCTTATACCATCTTCAATTTCATTTAATCAGACTAATTTATTAAAATAATATTTGAGGAAAATAATGTTTTATATATGCATCTTGTAACAACCTTTGTTTGTGTTGATTTAATATTGATAGTACTGCATCATGGTCGCCAACGAAATTATCACTTTCTTTCAAATTGTTACCGAAGCCGACAATATGAGATTTTGGAACATTACTCATTACTTTCTCAAGTTTATTGTTCCAACTAGCTCCTACATGGTTCTTTTCTACATCCTGCTTTTGTGTTATCCCGCATGAAACCCTGTATTCTGAATTATTGATATATTCTTCAATTTGAAGAAAATAGTCTTCAAAGTTACTGGCATGTTCTTTCATACCGTCATAGTTGCTCATTGAAAATAGTGGTGAAAGTGGACTAGGCGATTTAACAACTGGAATCCCATATAGGCAAGCATCAAGTGCTGCGGTAGCCGATCCAACAGGAAAACTTTCAAGGTAGATATCAGCCACTGAGTAAAACGGAACTAAGTCATTTTGAGTACCTGTGGCAATAATTTTTCCTTCTGATTCGTTGTAAGCATTTTGCCATAAAGGGTGTTGAGCGCTCGGCCCAACTACAAGAAGAATTATATCTGGATTCCTTTTTAGTAACTCGATACTACTTTTTATAAAATTATACTCTCCAATGGGTTCATATTTATATGATGACGCAATAGAGAGGAGTACAGTCTGATCTTTATGAATACCTAGCCTTTCACGAAAGTATTTTTTATCTTTTATTTTTACTTCGTCTAATGGAAGTGGTAATACTGTGGCATTTCGAGCAAATCTCTTTGAATGTGTTAAAAGATTCCCCGACTCCCTAATATCTAAAACAACATCAGCGACACCACTCCCAAGCCAAAAAACATGGTCCGCATGATTGAGAAATAATACTGGTGGACCTCCTGGTACTCCAAACGCTATTAAAGGAATCGGATCATTAGGGTGAATATGTAATACAATTAGATCTGCCCACTCATATGCAATTGATCTAAGAGCCGCTGCTCGATCTACCATAGAATAACTATCTTCAATTTCAATACATACACCTCCAGCCTCTTCTGTAGCTTGAATTAGCCAAGCAGGTACTGGGTATGAATTACCTAATTCTTTTTGATTTGTAATAACAATCGCGTGACGTTCATTCCTTAGTTTGTTTTTCATCCATCTCTCCGCGACCTTTGTGTGTCCCCCTACCGCGTATGTTGTACTGAAAACATGGAGAATTCTACGACTGTCTTCTATAGATGAAGGAATGTAGTATTTAAAATCCTTTGTATGGTACTGTATCTTTCGTGCAATTTGGTACAGTATTTCTTCCATTTCAGGGTGGCAATAAAAACCCGGGAATGACTGCCATGCACTGGTTGAAGCAATAATTGAAGAGAGAATAATTTTGTTATCATTATCCCTTTCAAGAGGAGCAAATACGTGCGTCGCTAGTTTTTCAAACATAATTCTATTTTCTTTGATGATGGACATACATATCGCCCCTTTAGATTACACTAACCACTCGTCTAATTAACTCTCTCAAATGTTTCTCATAAGGTATTAAACTTGCTATAAATTCTTCACGGAAATTATTTGCATACATGATATTCATTATTTTATTATGGCATTCAATAACTACCTCAATGAATTCTTGATTTTCTAGTTTTATCCCCCACGCTTCTCCAAAAATTATCATTTTCGCCTGCTCGATGACTTGTCCGATCTCATCTTTCTGGGGATTACTATTATCAATTCCTGAGAACCCGTTATTTTGTGTGACAATAATATTTTCGAGACTGCATAGCTTCAATAAAGCTAAAACATAACTTTTGTTGATAAAACAATCTTCTAGTAAACCTTGAGTAGCAAAAAGCTTCTTATCAAATAATCCGTCGAACAAACTTTCGTCCTTTTTCACATCATGTAAAATGATTCTTCCTGCTATTGTATAATTTTCCCCATATTGATTTACATTCACTTCTTTTCTTATTGACAACACACCATTTATGTTTTCTTTTTTACTATTTAATAGCGTAGTTACTTTATGCTTTATGTTTTCACTACATAATTCTATGCCCTCTTGAAAAATATACACGTACTGACCAGAAGCAGCTTCAATAAGTTCATTTACTCTAGACACCATATCTATACTATTTGTTTGAATATATTTAATTGGGATTGAAGTATCGATCTGTATATGATCGTTACTGTCATAATAGCCATCCGCGATGATCTCTATATGTTTATATGATTGTCTTAATAAACTTCGGATTCCTAACTCCAGATCATGAGACAAATGGTAACTAGGAATAATAACACTTACTAATGGGGGGTCAATAAGCGTTTTCTCTTCTAAATGTTCAAGTGAGTCAATTGATTCGATTAGAATCCTATAAAATCTTCTAAATTCATCGTTGCTTTTAGCTTCTTCTTTGTTGCCCTCTTGACTTATTACTTTATCTGCGTACTTTTTAGCACTCTTTAATGCTGATAGATACTTACTAGAATTATTAAAAAAGCCATATTGAGGAGCATGCAATATTTCATGCATGTAGTCTGCAGTTCCCGCAAGCACCATATTACTTGATTGCTGTTGTTGTTCGCCATGAATTCGAAAATAACTTAATGTCTCTGAAATATACACGATCTTCCCTTTAGCTAGTAAGTTAAGCCAGGTAGCCATATCTATATTGCAGCCATACTCTCTACCAGAAAATGTTCCAAAGGGAACCGTAAGATCAGATTTCCGAAACAAAGCTGTTGTAGGTTCACCAATAAAGTTTCCGTTTACACTTAGAATAAAATCCCCAAACTCTATTCCATCTACAGTGGAATCTACCTCGAACAGTCGTTTAGTTATTCCCTCTTCTGGATAAGGATTATTTTGATCATCAATAATCAAACGATGTGAGGTTACAATCGTAATCTCCTTATTTGTATCCTCAAGGAAATACTTCATCATCTTTTCAATCTTTTCATGATGAAACAGATCAGAGTCGGTCAGATAATTCACATATTCACCATTTGCCAAATCAAAAAGCATAAGATGTTTTTGGAACTTCCTTACATTTCCCTCGTTTTTTACATAGCGAATATTTTTAAACTGACTAACGTACTTTTTAATCAACCGTTCAGTCTCGTCATTTGTACTGTCATCACCAATAATCACTTCAATATTCGGATAGGTTTGCCCTAATGCGCTTCTTAATGCCAGCTCAAATAATTGAGGTCGATTATAAGTTGGTATTAAAATACTCACGAGCGGCAGGTTCTTGTTCTCAGCTTTTTTCCATTCATAGTGGTGAATAAACAAGCTTTTGTAGTAATGATAATTGTCTGTACTCATGATGCCGCAATCATGTAAAGCCCAAGGAGACTCTTGTCTAGGAATTACTACTTTTAATCCGTTCAGACAGAACTCGATACTTTGAGATAGATCATAAAAATCCCAGTCATCAAAGATTTCTTCTTTCCACGGAATATCATACTGTGTAGCCATCAACAGCCCATCGATGACTTCTACACTTTGATATGCTTCCTCAACTTCCCGAAAAGCCAATAGTTGCATTTTTCCGGTATGACTGTCATATACCTTCCCGAATAGCTCTTTGCTTTCCCACCAGATCGCGCTAGCAGTTAACTCCTTCGCTCCCATCAAACCTAGCATTCCTACTTCAGGGTCATTGCAAAACACTTTCAGGATGTCTTCCACAAAATTTTTATTAATGATAGATACATCTTCCTGTAGATACACCTTGTACTTGGCATCGCTAGCTTTCATCGCGTAATTGTATCCTGCAGCCATGCTGGGAGCATCCAGAACAGGTAAAATATCAATCTCATAACCTTCTGGAATCTCTAAAGCGTGTAAAAACTTAACTGACTCCTCAAACATTCGCTGATCTTTTACACAATAGATAAAGCAGATTTTCTTGTCATTCATCTGTTATGCTCCTTTGATTGCAGCCATTAGCTCAAGCACTGTCTCATCTGGCTGCTCAATCTGCTGTACGAAGGATAGTGCTAGTTGTTTTTCACCGTATGCATTCATGACATAGGCCAAATTATACAGTGTGTGATGATCCAATCGATTGATATCATACGCAGATTGAAGTAGAGGGATAACCTCCTCATGCAAGTCGTTCTCATAACAATGAACTCCAATTAGATTAAGTACTTCTACTTTATTTACCACGTCATCTGTTACTACATTTATAATCTCTTCTACAGAAACAACCGCTTGCTTGAGTCCGTTCAGTAATTCTAAAACTGCTTCCTCTGTTTGAACACCGAACTCAATCCGGCGCACTAAAAATTTAAGTTGCTGCCTATCGAATGGTTCAGGTAACGTCTCCATATCTTCACTGGAAACCTTGCTAATCTGCTCTGCGTACCATGCTGCCAGCTCTGTTTCTCCGCTGATTTCCATAACAGCAGATAAATTGTATAGGGTATCCAGATTGTGTTCATCCAATTCATAAGCCTTTTGTAAATAGGGAATGACATCTTCGAGATAACCATGTTCAAAATTTTTCACGGCTAGCAGATTTAACGTCGCAATTCTGTCATTGGCTTCCGTCATGACCTTCTCAATTACTCGATCACAACCTACATCGCGCAAGGCTTGCAATTGAAAATCTACATTCTCTCCGCGTTGCAATTCTTCTATAGAAATAGAAATAGACGGAAATGCTGAATTAGCCGTGGCTTTCAATACAAATTCATAAGCACGATAATAATTTTTCATTTGCTCGTTCGCATGAGGGATGATGCTTTCCATAAACTCAACTGTAGACTTATACAACCATATTGGATGTGAACTGTACTCTACTTGTGAAAAGCCCGCAATCCCGAGCATTTCGGTGAGCTCGTTCAATGTGAAGTACCGCTTCTCATCGTACGCAAATGGAGAAACGCCTTTTGCCAATCCTTCTATGACATGAATATGGTTCAAATTTTTGTTGATCATGATCAAAGAGCCTCTTGGGTGCAGCAATGATTTTGCTTTTTCTATAAACGCAATAGGATCCGCTACTTTTTCAAGCACATTGTTGATAACGATGTACTCAAACAACTCTCCTGTATACTGAGAATGAAAACTTTCCCAATCACCCGTCCTGACATCAGCAAAAGAAGAAGCTTGTCTCGCAGCCGCTTCATGAGAATCAAATCCATAAACTTTTGATTTAGGAAAACTATTTTTTGCTTGCAACAGCGTGCCACCGCATCCAGATCCAATCTCCAGCAAAGAAAACGAGTCTTCTTTGTCATGAGTAATAAGTGGAAGGATTTCATAGCGAATTAGCATCGTTTTTTGGGAATCAAATCCCCATTTCTCAACAAACTTCTCTTCATTTCTTTTTAGCAAAGACTGATACTCCTTCGGCTTCTCATTAAAAGAAACCGAACCAAAATGATGAATAAACGTGTCTTTGCACAAAATCAGTTTATATCCAGCTTGCCTGATTCGAATCGAATAATCGTCATCTTCAAAATTGCCTGGGCTGAAAATCTCGTCCAGCTCGCCAACCTTTTCATAGACAACTCTTTTAAAGAGAAAAGCATACCCGATTAATTTTAAACGTTCTTCCCAAAGGTCCGAATTGCTTGCATTATGTTTTGCAGCAAAAGGCTGCATCTCTTCAAGGGTTTGATAGCTTACTGGAATGGTTTGATAGTAAGCACATCTATTTGTAATTGGCCCAACAGCACCGATATTATCCTGACTGTACAAGCATGTCAGCAAGTTCTCTAGCCATCCCTTTGTTACTACGACATCATTATTTAAGAGCATAATGTTGTCACCGATTGCTATTTTCATTCCCTGATTACACCCTGCTGGGAACCCCATATTTTGGGTATTAAAAATACTACGGATATCCTGCTGCTCTGATAACCACTGAGTCGTTCCATCTGTTGAGGCATTATCAACTACAATCAGTTCATAACTTTGCGGATTCGTATACTGGCGTATGCTTTCTATGCAAAGTTTGGTCACCTCTAAATGATTGTGTGTGAGAATAACGATGCTGGTTTTCATTCGATCACCTAATCCGTCCATACGTTATTTAGAAAAAAAGAGAGACCACGGTCTCTATCTTCCCTGGAGAAAAGTCTTGGATGACAATTTAAGCTAGTATCGATTGTTCTTTGAGGTTTCTTAAATAGTTAGAATCTGGATATTTTCTTATCGCAGTTTCCAAGACACTCTTCACTTCATGCACACGCTTGCTATGTTTAGCTAACTCAAATAAGGATTCATACACACGAAAATCTTCTGGTACAAGAGAATGTGCTTTCTGTAGAAAAGCCCATGCATGTTCATGTAATCCACATTGTAATAAGCAATCTCCCACTTTAAATGTAATCTCTGCAAGCCTGTTACTCGGTAGCTGTTCTCCTTGCTCGAGAAACACATTGTAAAACTGATAAGCATCTACATATTTTTCTTGAATGTACAGATATTCAGCCATCTCCAAATACAAGTTTGATTTTTTTACTACATCAAAGAGTAATTGGAAATCGGATATTTTTAACGTTCCACTTACATAAATCAAAAACATAAGCATGCTTTTTTTATCTATATTAAATTGGGATGTTTCCCCTAAAATATTCAATGTTAGTTGGTGCAACTCGCTATCGTTAGAAAACAAATTTTGAAGATCGGTATAGTAATTTGGATTGTTCTTTTTCCATGCTGCAGCCAATGCCCCATATGCATACTCTATTGTTGATGTCTCTCGATACAAATCACAAAATACGCTATAAGCATGCTCATAATTGCCAGTGAGAAAATCAAATATTGCTTTAAACTCTTTTAATGCCGGGTCTTTCTCAGGTAGATTTTTCAGCAGAATAGTAGCTACTCCAATATTATTTGACTCCAAAGAAGCCCTGAACAGATATAGGCACTCTCGAATATTACTCCGTTCGTATATTTTGTCGAGGAATGAAACTACAGTATCAGGTTTTTCAAAGCGTCCAAGTACACTTATCAAATTAACTAATGAAGTATATAGGAACTTATCTATTTGAAGAGCCTGAACATGATACGTGACGGACTGATTCCATTCCCTTAGTTTGCTGTATAAAAAGCCTACACTGTCTAAAACCCTTGCTGCAGTAGCATAACCATTTGACTGTGCAATAGATGACTGGTTCAGTAAATTTACTCCTATTTGATAAACATGAATGGCATCTCTATAACGATAAGATCTTTTATGAGCATCCCCCAATAAGAGATATAAATCAGGGTAATTCGGAT is from Brevibacillus brevis and encodes:
- a CDS encoding sugar 3,4-ketoisomerase; the protein is MRIELLDFQKLGDYRGSLIAIENNRNIPFDIKRIYYMFGTKIEMRRGCHAHRKLQQVLICMSGSCNISLDDGIKTQHLVLDDPSKGLYLSGLIWRELYNFSEDCIVVVLADDFYDEEEYIRDYSAFINLSNLINGSGSCDK
- a CDS encoding class I SAM-dependent methyltransferase, whose translation is MINEKQKLDQIAEDSWYAKGANAETIKYSAKIISRFLRKGDILELGPAEGLMTSYIDKYAYSLTLVDGSSVFCDVLRRKYPHAKVICSLFEELELEEKYDYVLLGHVLEHVENPIAILMHIKKFLKPDGKIIAVVPNSHSVHRQAAVLMGLLEKESSLNPTDIHHGHRRVYNPAMFREHFLTAGYQIEQFGGYWLKPVSDKQIEQTWTQEMLEAFFQLGELYPDIAAEIYIIATVK
- a CDS encoding glycosyltransferase family 2 protein, translating into MKISVSACVITKNEEKNLPVCLKSIQSIVSEIIVVDTGSTDRTVQIAKEFGARVFSFEWIHDFAAARNYAIEQASSDWIIFLDADEYFSPDCVQYLPGAILEATQKELDMILCMMSHIEPKTGKLTFSNIHIRIFRNHPQIRYVGAIHERIVRMDKPAQALDVQQDITIIHTGYCDEDLHTKEKGKRNLEILFSELQKKPDSFDLLFYIAESYLVDKKYEEALEYAKRAQKYRNSGLKGVYEKNYVNIIKCLNQLGEQEKVILQTILEAIEEYPNYPDLYLLLGDAHKRSYRYRDAIHVYQIGVNLLNQSSIAQSNGYATAARVLDSVGFLYSKLREWNQSVTYHVQALQIDKFLYTSLVNLISVLGRFEKPDTVVSFLDKIYERSNIRECLYLFRASLESNNIGVATILLKNLPEKDPALKEFKAIFDFLTGNYEHAYSVFCDLYRETSTIEYAYGALAAAWKKNNPNYYTDLQNLFSNDSELHQLTLNILGETSQFNIDKKSMLMFLIYVSGTLKISDFQLLFDVVKKSNLYLEMAEYLYIQEKYVDAYQFYNVFLEQGEQLPSNRLAEITFKVGDCLLQCGLHEHAWAFLQKAHSLVPEDFRVYESLFELAKHSKRVHEVKSVLETAIRKYPDSNYLRNLKEQSILA
- a CDS encoding glycosyltransferase → MNDKKICFIYCVKDQRMFEESVKFLHALEIPEGYEIDILPVLDAPSMAAGYNYAMKASDAKYKVYLQEDVSIINKNFVEDILKVFCNDPEVGMLGLMGAKELTASAIWWESKELFGKVYDSHTGKMQLLAFREVEEAYQSVEVIDGLLMATQYDIPWKEEIFDDWDFYDLSQSIEFCLNGLKVVIPRQESPWALHDCGIMSTDNYHYYKSLFIHHYEWKKAENKNLPLVSILIPTYNRPQLFELALRSALGQTYPNIEVIIGDDSTNDETERLIKKYVSQFKNIRYVKNEGNVRKFQKHLMLFDLANGEYVNYLTDSDLFHHEKIEKMMKYFLEDTNKEITIVTSHRLIIDDQNNPYPEEGITKRLFEVDSTVDGIEFGDFILSVNGNFIGEPTTALFRKSDLTVPFGTFSGREYGCNIDMATWLNLLAKGKIVYISETLSYFRIHGEQQQQSSNMVLAGTADYMHEILHAPQYGFFNNSSKYLSALKSAKKYADKVISQEGNKEEAKSNDEFRRFYRILIESIDSLEHLEEKTLIDPPLVSVIIPSYHLSHDLELGIRSLLRQSYKHIEIIADGYYDSNDHIQIDTSIPIKYIQTNSIDMVSRVNELIEAASGQYVYIFQEGIELCSENIKHKVTTLLNSKKENINGVLSIRKEVNVNQYGENYTIAGRIILHDVKKDESLFDGLFDKKLFATQGLLEDCFINKSYVLALLKLCSLENIIVTQNNGFSGIDNSNPQKDEIGQVIEQAKMIIFGEAWGIKLENQEFIEVVIECHNKIMNIMYANNFREEFIASLIPYEKHLRELIRRVVSVI
- a CDS encoding glycosyltransferase, which codes for MDGLGDRMKTSIVILTHNHLEVTKLCIESIRQYTNPQSYELIVVDNASTDGTTQWLSEQQDIRSIFNTQNMGFPAGCNQGMKIAIGDNIMLLNNDVVVTKGWLENLLTCLYSQDNIGAVGPITNRCAYYQTIPVSYQTLEEMQPFAAKHNASNSDLWEERLKLIGYAFLFKRVVYEKVGELDEIFSPGNFEDDDYSIRIRQAGYKLILCKDTFIHHFGSVSFNEKPKEYQSLLKRNEEKFVEKWGFDSQKTMLIRYEILPLITHDKEDSFSLLEIGSGCGGTLLQAKNSFPKSKVYGFDSHEAAARQASSFADVRTGDWESFHSQYTGELFEYIVINNVLEKVADPIAFIEKAKSLLHPRGSLIMINKNLNHIHVIEGLAKGVSPFAYDEKRYFTLNELTEMLGIAGFSQVEYSSHPIWLYKSTVEFMESIIPHANEQMKNYYRAYEFVLKATANSAFPSISISIEELQRGENVDFQLQALRDVGCDRVIEKVMTEANDRIATLNLLAVKNFEHGYLEDVIPYLQKAYELDEHNLDTLYNLSAVMEISGETELAAWYAEQISKVSSEDMETLPEPFDRQQLKFLVRRIEFGVQTEEAVLELLNGLKQAVVSVEEIINVVTDDVVNKVEVLNLIGVHCYENDLHEEVIPLLQSAYDINRLDHHTLYNLAYVMNAYGEKQLALSFVQQIEQPDETVLELMAAIKGA